The following coding sequences are from one Helicoverpa armigera isolate CAAS_96S chromosome 2, ASM3070526v1, whole genome shotgun sequence window:
- the LOC110379013 gene encoding uncharacterized protein LOC110379013: MKLIQIITTICLIFFEESNSVRLHKIFQFIDGFQAEHNLRGYLHVGNDYAIFLRLPKPHDKYLVYELYEARNVPEVDSYKPRMLAITKVPVEYMKAQLQMFRSELFKSKYEDDKVVPGTQVKTLREWQIDRALSFHDNGGQFHDKVPVLRTIL, encoded by the exons ATGAAGTTG atCCAAATAATAACTACAATTTGCTTGATATTTTTCGAAGAATCCAATTCCGTCCGTTTGCACAAGATATTCCAATTTATCGATGGCTTCCAAGCCGAGCATAACTTACGGGGGTACCTCCATGTCGGAAACGACTATGCCATATTCTTGAGACTGCCAAAACCTCACGACAAGTATCTCGTGTATGAATTATATGAAGCTAGGAATGTGCCTGAAGTGGACAGCTACAAACCTAGGATGCTCGCGATTACTAAGGTGCCTGTAGAGTATATGAAAGCTCAGCTGCAAATGTTTCGCAGTGAACTGTTTAAGTCGAAGTATGAAGATGATAAGGTCGTACCTGGGACACAGGTTAAAACGTTGCGAGAGTGGCAGATAGACAGGGCGTTGAGTTTCCACGATAACGGAGGCCAATTCCATGACAAAGTACCTGTGTTAAGGACGATACTCTGA